The following proteins are encoded in a genomic region of Zea mays cultivar B73 chromosome 9, Zm-B73-REFERENCE-NAM-5.0, whole genome shotgun sequence:
- the LOC100193128 gene encoding uncharacterized LOC100193128 yields MVLRSCSPSSWSAAGAAVATRASANPPPPRPSSPPSRPSRRAMDSAAGAGRHRVRIAVVGDVHNDWALEEDSKALRFLQPDLVLFTGDYGNENVELVRSISDLQLPKAAILGNHDCWHTHQFSEKKVDRVRLQLASLGEQHVGYKCLDFPSIKLSVVGGRPFSCGGDRLLRPRLLSKCYGVNDMAGSAKKIYDAAAGAPEGHSVVLLAHNGPTGLGSRMDDICGRDWVPGGGDHGDPDLERAISDLQREARVSIPLVVFGHMHKSLAYGRGLRKMIAFGANHIIYLNGAVVPRVKFAQTTPGHEQNQPEGSGSRAPTLRAFTIADLYEGRVEKISEVWVLVSGARTEVEEEIVLYKHPREQHM; encoded by the exons ATGGTCTTGCGGTCTTGCTCTCCTTCCTCGTGGTCGGCGGCCGGTGCAGCTGTAGCCACGCGCGCCTCGGCAAACCCTCCGCCTCCTCGCCCATCCTCCCCTCCATCCCGTCCCAGCCGCAGGGCCATGGACTCTGCTGCCGGCGCAGGCCGCCACCGCGTTCGAATCGCAGTCGTCGGCGACGTG CACAATGATTGGGCCCTTGAGGAAGATTCAAAGGCGCTTCGATTTCTTCAG CCGGATTTAGTGCTTTTTACAG GCGATTATGGAAATGAGAATGTTGAACTTGTCAGAAGCATTTCAGATCTTCAGTTACCAAAGGCGGCAATTCTTGGCAATCATGATTGCTGGCACACACATCAATTCTCAGAGAA GAAGGTCGATCGTGTTCGGCTTCAGCTCGCAAG CCTTGGTGAGCAGCATGTTGGATACAAATGTTTGGACTTCCCATCAATTAAGCTGAGCGTTGTTGGTGGACGGCCATTTTCTTGTGGGGGTGATAGGCTACTTAGACCAAGGCTTCTCTCAAAATG TTATGGTGTCAATGATATGGCTGGAAGTGCAAAGAAGATATACGATGCTGCTGCAGGTGCACCAGAGGGACATTCTGTTGTATTGCTTGCACATAATGGACCAACAG GTCTAGGTTCAAGAATGGATGATATCTGTGGGCGGGATTGGGTACCTGGTGGCGGTGACCATGGCGATCCAG ATCTTGAGCGAGCCATCTCCGATTTGCAAAGGGAAGCCAGAGTTTCCATCCCGCTGGTCGTTTTTGGGCACATGCACAAGAGCCTGGCCTACGGGAGAGGCTTGAGGAAGATGATCGCCTTTGGAGCCAACCACATCATATATCTGAACGGAGCAGTTGTGCCTAGAGTGAAATTTGCCCAAACAACTCCTGGGCacgagcaaaatcaacccgaaggATCGGGATCCAGAGCTCCAACGTTGCGCGCGTTCACCATTGCCGATCTCTATGAAGGGCGTGTGGAGAAGATCTCTGAGGTCTGGGTACTGGTGAGTGGCGCCAGGACCGAGGTCGAGGAGGAAATCGTCTTGTACAAGCATCCTCGAGAGCAGCATATGTGA
- the LOC103637983 gene encoding proline-rich receptor-like protein kinase PERK14 yields MEGSVRLGDLKPSPSHIKPSPSPDTGEPFLASQPPPSLGLRDLARIDVCSPAVSSRTLPPCPVADVSRPAPPGQMTPPCPASVLPTLAAPHRGPKPNTESCFRYDVPRPMKWIPTGMDPNSACRVIVKVPAYVELPYQEYHVTENLKFVVDKDTTNWMDFLADLKLKIKHGKEQVLHVSFMDKNSQVHYDVKYHESSQ; encoded by the exons ATGGAGGGCTCCGTGCGGCTGGGGGACTTGAAGCCCTCCCCATCGCACATCAAGCCCTCGCCATCGCCGGACACTGGTGAACCTTTTCTCGCGTCCCAGCCTCCTCCATCTCTAGGCTTGCGCGACCTGGCTAGGATAGACGTGTGCAGCCCAGCAGTGTCTAGTCGGACGCTACCTCCATGCCCCGTAGCAGATGTGTCTAGGCCAGCGCCGCCAGGCCAGATGACGCCTCCATGCCCCGCGTCCGTCCTGCCTACTCTAGCAGCACCACATCGAGGCCCCAAACCAAACACCGAAAGTTGTTTCCGCTATGATGTTCCTCGACCAATGAAGTGGATTCCAACCGG GATGGATCCAAATTCAGCCTGTAGAGTTATTGTTAAGGTTCCTGCATATGTAGAATTGCCATATCAGGAGTACCATGTAACTGAAAATCTGAAGTTCGTGGTGGATAAAGATACTACAAATTGGATGGATTTTTTGGCAGACCTAAAGTTAAAGATTAAGCATGGCAAGGAGCAAGTGTTGCATGTATCTTTTATGGATAAAAATAGTCAAGTGCATTATGATGTCAAGTATCATGAGTCATCTCAATGA